TATCCGGCACTCCCTCCAGCGAGCGGTCGACGGTGATCAGCGGCGTAGCGTCGAGTCCGCCGTCCGCGAGCAGGTGGCAGGCGTCGCGGACCGCCTCCGGGGTGAAGTGAAAAACGCCCTTCAGGGTGATCTGGTCATAGTGGAGCCTGGTGGTGTCGTAGGTAACCGTCGTGCCGCCGGGGCACCCTCCGAAAAGCACGACACAGCCGCCCCTGCTGACCATGGTAACGGCTTCTTCCCAGACGGCCGGCAGCCCCGTGCATTCGAAGACGATAGGCGAGCCTTGGCCCCCTGTGGCTTCCAGCACCGCCTCGGTGGCATTCGCCCTGGCGCTATCGATGACGAGGTCCGCCCCGACCTTCTCCGCCATCTCGAGACGGTAGTCGTGCCGCCCCGAGACGATCACCTGCTTCACGCCCATTTCCTTCAGCACCATGACGTGCAACAGCCCGATGGCACCGGCGCCGATGACGACCGCCGAGTCAACGGATGCAACGGGCGCCTGGCTTATGCCGTAGACCACGCAGGAAAGCGGCTCCAGCATGGCCGCCTCGCGATAGCCCAGTTCATCGGGCTTGGGGTACATGTTCGCGTCGACTACTGCGGCGGGCACCCTCAGGTACTCGGCGTAGGCGCCCAGAGCCATCGTTCTCGTCAAGTCCGGGCAC
This is a stretch of genomic DNA from Gemmatimonadota bacterium. It encodes these proteins:
- a CDS encoding zinc-binding dehydrogenase, whose amino-acid sequence is MRACVLVEPGRIETRDDVDKPVAGPDDVVVQVRSALTCGTDLKAYRRGHHLMPPPTLFGHEFSGVVVDKGNRVERFSVGQPVMSVHTAPCRECVYCRRSLQNLCPDLTRTMALGAYAEYLRVPAAVVDANMYPKPDELGYREAAMLEPLSCVVYGISQAPVASVDSAVVIGAGAIGLLHVMVLKEMGVKQVIVSGRHDYRLEMAEKVGADLVIDSARANATEAVLEATGGQGSPIVFECTGLPAVWEEAVTMVSRGGCVVLFGGCPGGTTVTYDTTRLHYDQITLKGVFHFTPEAVRDACHLLADGGLDATPLITVDRSLEGVPD